The DNA window ACCTTTGCTTTGTACTTTCCGTAAAGGTCTATATTATCTTCCGAGAGTCCCACTTTCTTTGCTATTTCTCTTATGTCCTGCATTGTCGCCTCTTGGGCTATTTCTATATCACTTTTGTATGACATGTTTCTCCCTCCGTTTCGTTGTTTTATACAGAACGATATTCTGTAATGCGGTATTTAGATTATATCATTTATATTCATCTTTTCAATATTCTTTTCGGATTTTACTTTTAATTCCATAAAAAAACCTAGTGTGAATCTAGATATGCAAGGATTAAACCTTTGCATATCTAGATTCACACTAGGTTCATTACAAAAAATACTGCGTGCGATTAATCCTTTTTAATGATGAAATATAATCCTGTGCCAACAAGAAGTAACGGCCATATATAAGCAAAATCTACCCAGTAGAACATTCTCCGTGCAAAGAAGAAAATTCCAAGAAGTATAAGTATCACACCAATGGCGTTGCGGTTTTTCTTATTCTTTTTAAAAACCTCTTCTACCTTTTTTTCTTTCGGCTCG is part of the Peptostreptococcaceae bacterium genome and encodes:
- a CDS encoding formate--tetrahydrofolate ligase, with the translated sequence MSYKSDIEIAQEATMQDIREIAKKVGLSEDNIDLYGKYKAKV